From Campylobacteraceae bacterium, the proteins below share one genomic window:
- a CDS encoding class 1 fructose-bisphosphatase, producing the protein MNDILNAIKQSAIEIKELIEAGDTAKSENQNATGDTQLKLDIACDVILEKLFAKVPSIKAIVSEEQEEIVELNKDGKYLIAYDPLDGSSLVDVNLSVGSIFGIYENDFTGNNIVASVYVVFGPRVEMVVAQDDVKLYRLLKGKFEFIQNIVLKEKGNLNAPGSTQNCWAPHHKAMIDDIFNDGYRLRYSGGMVPDLHQILLKGGGLFSYPGTSDKPKGKLRQLFEVFPFAYTYEKAGGQASDGFKRLLEVKTTHIHDTSPCFFGSNHEINRVLKVYKEHA; encoded by the coding sequence ATGAATGATATATTAAATGCAATAAAACAAAGTGCTATTGAAATTAAAGAATTAATTGAAGCTGGAGACACAGCAAAAAGTGAAAATCAAAATGCAACAGGAGATACTCAATTAAAACTTGATATCGCATGTGATGTTATTTTGGAAAAACTATTTGCAAAAGTACCTTCGATTAAGGCTATTGTTTCAGAAGAGCAAGAAGAAATCGTAGAACTTAATAAAGACGGTAAGTATTTGATTGCTTATGATCCTTTGGATGGTTCTTCTTTGGTTGATGTAAATTTATCGGTTGGATCTATTTTTGGAATATATGAAAATGATTTTACTGGAAACAATATTGTAGCTTCTGTATATGTAGTATTTGGACCCCGTGTTGAAATGGTAGTTGCACAAGATGATGTTAAACTATACCGTTTATTAAAAGGCAAATTTGAGTTTATTCAAAATATTGTTTTAAAAGAAAAAGGAAACTTAAATGCTCCTGGAAGTACTCAAAATTGTTGGGCTCCACACCATAAAGCTATGATAGATGATATCTTTAATGACGGTTATCGTCTTAGATATTCTGGTGGAATGGTTCCTGACTTGCACCAAATTTTATTAAAAGGTGGAGGCTTGTTTTCTTATCCAGGTACGAGTGATAAACCAAAAGGTAAATTAAGACAGTTATTTGAAGTATTTCCATTTGCATATACTTACGAAAAAGCAGGAGGCCAAGCAAGTGATGGCTTTAAAAGATTGTTAGAAGTTAAAACCACTCATATTCATGATACCTCTCCTTGTTTTTTTGGATCTAATCATGAAATAAACAGAGTTCTTAAAGTATACAAAGAACATGCATAA